A genomic region of Bernardetia sp. ABR2-2B contains the following coding sequences:
- a CDS encoding Fic/DOC family N-terminal domain-containing protein: MYEIKKLPLPLDIETKEVLKKTTLASRALAELKSISKTIPNESILISTLTLQEAKDSSAVENIITTHDELFKVQTFDNLFTSSAAKEVQNYVQALKEGFEMVRKTGLLRVNDIIAIQETLEHNKAGFRR; this comes from the coding sequence ATGTACGAAATAAAAAAACTACCTTTGCCGCTTGATATAGAAACAAAAGAAGTATTAAAGAAAACAACTTTAGCAAGTAGAGCATTAGCCGAGCTAAAAAGTATCTCGAAGACTATTCCAAATGAAAGTATTCTTATCAGTACACTTACGCTACAAGAAGCAAAAGATAGTTCGGCAGTCGAAAATATAATCACTACTCACGACGAACTCTTTAAAGTTCAAACATTTGATAATTTATTTACCTCTTCGGCTGCTAAAGAGGTTCAAAATTATGTACAAGCATTGAAGGAAGGTTTTGAAATGGTTCGAAAAACAGGATTATTGAGAGTGAATGATATTATAGCTATTCAAGAAACACTAGAACATAATAAAGCTGGATTCAGAAGGTAA
- the metH gene encoding methionine synthase: MNTTTSINIHKLIKKHLQERILVLDGAMGTMIQRHTLEEEDFRSERFKDWKQDVKGNNDLLSITQPNIIRDIHKKYFEAGSDIVETNTFSATTIAMADYGMEELAYELNYESAKLAKEAAAEFGGLEHETKPRFVAGAMGPTNRTASISPDVNDPAYRAVTFDDLVTAYYEQVRGLVDGGVDLILIETVFDTLNCKAALFAVEKYFDDRNIPQEDRLPIMVSGTITDASGRTLSGQTTEAFYNSIAHSNIISVGLNCALGAALMKPYMRELSRVANCFVSCYPNAGLPNEFGQYDETAAQMSRLLEDFASEGLFNIVGGCCGTTPDHIQAIAEEAAKHEPRKVAERKTAMRLSGLEAITLDETTNFVNVGERTNVTGSKKFSRLIKEGKFQEALDVAKQQVEGGAQVIDINMDEGMLDSQNAMVHFLNLVGSEPDIAKLPIMIDSSKWEIIEAGLKCVQGKGIVNSISLKEGKEEFVKHAKLVRRYGAAVIIMAFDEDGQADTFERKIEICKRSYDIWVNELGFPPEDVIFDPNIFAIATGIDEHNNYAVDFINATRWIKENLPHAKVSGGVSNVSFSFRGNDVVREAIHAVFLYHAVKAGMDMGIVNAGMLEVYDNVDKELLKYVEDVVLNKNPENGTELLVDMAEKYRGEGKKRVKDETWRENEVEKRLEYSLVNGITEYIVEDTEEARQKAEHPLHVIEGALMDGMNVVGDLFGEGKMFLPQVVKSARVMKQAVAHLVPYLEAEKQKLRDSGQEVKKNGKILLATVKGDVHDIGKNIVGVVLACNNYDVVDLGVMVPADKILKEAVNHSVDVIGLSGLITPSLDEMVFVAQQMEKQGLKFPLLIGGATTSRIHTAVKISPSYKGSVVHVVDASKAVPVMSNLLNDEAKDEYSKTIKDEYEKLAEDHAKRQSEVKYVSIQEARRNKLKIDWKQTTITEPTFLGNRYFNNYNLGEIKEHIDWSPFFMTWGLKGAFPRIFDHKNHGEEAKRLYDDAQQMLDKIISGRWLTANGAVGFYPANTINDDDIEIYTNDERTEVLTHFRNLRQQQEKTGKTPNLSISDFVAPKETGLKDYIGLFAVTTGIGIEKKLAEFEAKNDDYSKIMLQALADRLAEAFAEMMHKQVRTQLWGYAKDEQLTKEDIVREKYVGIRPAPGYPANPDHTEKTLLFDLLKATEKTGIELTESLAMIPTAAVSGLYFSHPESIYFGVGRISKDQIEDYAKRKNMSVEEIERWLGSNLNY; the protein is encoded by the coding sequence ATGAATACAACAACTAGCATCAATATACATAAGCTCATTAAAAAACACCTTCAAGAACGCATTTTAGTTTTAGATGGTGCAATGGGTACAATGATTCAACGCCATACTTTAGAAGAAGAAGACTTTAGAAGTGAGCGTTTCAAAGATTGGAAACAAGATGTAAAAGGAAATAACGACCTTTTATCGATTACTCAACCTAACATCATCAGAGATATTCATAAAAAATATTTCGAAGCAGGTTCTGACATCGTCGAAACCAATACGTTTAGTGCTACCACAATCGCTATGGCTGATTATGGAATGGAAGAATTGGCTTATGAACTCAATTATGAATCGGCAAAATTAGCCAAAGAAGCAGCAGCCGAATTTGGAGGACTAGAACACGAAACAAAACCTCGTTTTGTAGCTGGTGCAATGGGACCGACCAACAGAACAGCATCTATTTCACCTGATGTAAATGACCCAGCTTACAGAGCTGTAACGTTTGATGATTTGGTAACTGCTTATTATGAGCAAGTTCGTGGTTTGGTTGATGGTGGAGTTGATTTAATTTTGATAGAAACCGTTTTTGATACACTCAACTGTAAAGCTGCCCTTTTTGCTGTGGAAAAATATTTTGATGATAGAAATATTCCACAAGAAGACCGTTTGCCGATTATGGTTTCGGGAACAATTACTGATGCTAGTGGTCGTACACTTTCTGGACAAACAACAGAAGCATTTTATAATTCTATTGCTCATTCAAATATTATTTCAGTTGGCTTAAACTGCGCTTTGGGTGCTGCACTTATGAAGCCGTATATGCGTGAACTCTCAAGAGTAGCAAACTGCTTTGTTTCATGTTATCCAAATGCAGGACTTCCAAACGAATTTGGTCAGTATGATGAAACGGCTGCACAAATGAGCCGTTTGTTAGAAGACTTTGCTAGTGAAGGATTATTTAATATTGTTGGTGGTTGTTGTGGAACTACGCCAGACCATATTCAAGCCATTGCAGAAGAAGCTGCCAAGCATGAACCTCGTAAAGTTGCAGAACGCAAAACGGCAATGCGTTTGTCAGGTTTAGAAGCCATTACTTTAGATGAAACAACCAACTTTGTAAATGTTGGAGAACGTACAAATGTAACAGGTTCAAAGAAATTTTCAAGATTAATAAAAGAAGGCAAATTTCAAGAAGCCTTAGATGTTGCCAAGCAGCAAGTAGAGGGTGGAGCGCAAGTTATCGACATAAATATGGATGAGGGAATGTTAGATTCTCAAAATGCAATGGTTCATTTTCTAAATCTTGTAGGTTCAGAGCCAGATATTGCCAAACTTCCAATTATGATAGATTCCTCAAAGTGGGAAATCATAGAAGCAGGTCTAAAATGTGTGCAAGGAAAAGGAATTGTAAATTCTATTTCACTCAAAGAAGGCAAAGAAGAGTTTGTTAAACACGCAAAACTTGTTCGTCGTTATGGTGCTGCTGTTATCATTATGGCTTTTGATGAAGATGGACAAGCAGATACTTTTGAGCGCAAAATTGAAATCTGTAAACGCAGTTATGATATTTGGGTAAATGAACTTGGTTTTCCACCAGAAGACGTGATTTTTGACCCTAATATTTTTGCCATTGCTACAGGAATTGACGAACATAATAATTATGCTGTCGATTTTATCAATGCGACAAGATGGATAAAAGAAAACTTGCCACACGCAAAAGTAAGTGGTGGAGTGAGTAATGTTTCGTTTTCGTTTCGTGGAAATGATGTAGTTCGTGAAGCGATTCATGCCGTTTTCTTGTACCACGCTGTAAAAGCAGGAATGGATATGGGAATTGTAAACGCAGGAATGTTAGAGGTTTATGATAATGTGGATAAAGAACTTCTAAAATACGTTGAAGATGTAGTTTTGAATAAAAATCCTGAAAACGGAACAGAGCTTTTGGTCGATATGGCTGAAAAGTACAGAGGAGAAGGAAAAAAACGAGTAAAAGACGAAACTTGGCGAGAAAACGAAGTAGAAAAACGCCTTGAATATTCCTTAGTAAACGGAATTACAGAATACATTGTTGAAGATACAGAAGAAGCAAGACAAAAAGCAGAACATCCTTTGCACGTTATTGAAGGGGCGCTGATGGACGGAATGAACGTAGTAGGAGATTTATTTGGAGAAGGGAAAATGTTTTTGCCACAAGTTGTAAAATCGGCTCGTGTAATGAAACAAGCTGTTGCTCATTTAGTACCATATTTGGAAGCAGAAAAACAAAAATTACGTGATTCTGGGCAGGAAGTAAAGAAAAATGGAAAAATTCTTTTAGCTACTGTAAAAGGCGATGTTCATGATATTGGGAAAAATATTGTAGGCGTTGTTTTGGCGTGTAACAATTATGATGTTGTCGATTTGGGTGTAATGGTTCCTGCTGATAAAATTTTGAAAGAAGCTGTAAATCACAGTGTTGATGTAATTGGTCTTAGTGGACTTATTACGCCTTCGCTTGATGAAATGGTTTTTGTGGCGCAGCAAATGGAAAAACAAGGCTTAAAGTTTCCTCTCTTGATTGGTGGAGCGACTACTTCACGCATTCATACGGCTGTCAAAATTTCGCCTTCTTACAAAGGCTCGGTAGTTCATGTAGTAGATGCGTCTAAGGCAGTTCCTGTAATGTCAAATCTTTTGAATGATGAAGCAAAAGACGAGTATTCGAAAACGATAAAAGACGAATACGAAAAACTTGCAGAAGACCACGCCAAACGCCAGTCGGAAGTAAAATATGTTTCTATTCAGGAGGCAAGACGCAACAAACTCAAAATTGATTGGAAGCAAACCACGATTACAGAACCTACATTTTTAGGAAATCGTTATTTCAATAATTATAATTTGGGAGAGATAAAAGAACACATCGATTGGAGTCCCTTCTTTATGACTTGGGGACTAAAAGGAGCTTTCCCACGTATTTTTGACCACAAAAACCACGGAGAAGAAGCCAAACGTCTTTACGATGATGCTCAACAAATGCTAGACAAAATTATTTCTGGTCGTTGGCTGACAGCAAACGGAGCAGTAGGTTTTTATCCTGCCAATACTATCAATGACGATGATATTGAAATCTATACAAATGATGAAAGAACAGAAGTTTTGACACACTTTAGAAACCTTCGTCAGCAGCAAGAAAAAACTGGCAAAACGCCAAACCTTTCTATTTCTGATTTTGTAGCACCAAAAGAAACAGGTCTTAAAGATTACATCGGTCTTTTTGCCGTTACGACAGGCATCGGAATTGAGAAAAAACTAGCAGAGTTTGAAGCCAAAAACGACGATTATAGCAAGATTATGTTACAAGCCTTAGCTGATAGATTAGCCGAAGCCTTTGCCGAAATGATGCACAAGCAAGTCCGTACACAGCTTTGGGGATATGCAAAAGACGAGCAACTCACAAAAGAAGACATTGTAAGAGAAAAATATGTAGGTATTCGTCCAGCCCCCGGTTATCCTGCAAATCCAGACCACACCGAAAAAACGCTTTTATTTGACTTACTGAAAGCCACCGAAAAAACAGGGATTGAACTTACCGAAAGTTTGGCAATGATACCAACGGCAGCCGTTTCAGGTTTGTATTTTTCACACCCAGAATCTATTTATTTTGGAGTAGGAAGAATCAGCAAAGACCAAATAGAAGATTATGCAAAACGAAAAAATATGTCCGTAGAAGAAATAGAAAGATGGTTAGGTAGTAATTTGAATTATTAA
- a CDS encoding RsmB/NOP family class I SAM-dependent RNA methyltransferase produces the protein MRLHRNLVLAVIESLSQIFNQKKQADKIVAITLKQDKRWGARDRSFVAETIYEIVRWQRLYAKLAGVEKEFQSKDYSNKNLFQLFSIWAILKEIELPVWEEFEGINYDKEKINKEYQELQEDRKYRESIPDWLDGLGGKELGNEIWTKEIAALNNQAPVVLRVNTLKTNLNKLQKQLSEQNIETKKIAQNNTEYPEALQLVKRKSIVRNQLYKDGFFEIQDASSQLIAHFLDVEEENKKGLQIIDTCAGAGGKSLHIASLLKNKGQITAMDIYENKLIELRKRANRADVHNIKTYAIKREGKTVDYNQFKPFYNSADRVLIDAPCSGLGVLSRNPDAKWKLSLDFLEEIKQTQQNILQEYSKMTKKGGKLVYATCSILPSENQNQIEIFLKSKVGSGFKFIEDKKILSYQTGFDGFYMALLERV, from the coding sequence ATGCGTTTACATCGTAATTTAGTTTTAGCTGTCATTGAATCATTATCTCAAATTTTCAATCAAAAAAAACAAGCTGATAAAATTGTAGCCATCACACTAAAACAAGACAAACGCTGGGGCGCAAGAGATAGAAGTTTTGTCGCTGAAACGATTTATGAAATTGTGCGTTGGCAACGTTTGTATGCAAAACTAGCAGGAGTAGAAAAAGAATTTCAAAGTAAAGATTATTCAAATAAAAACCTGTTTCAGCTTTTTTCTATTTGGGCTATCTTGAAGGAAATTGAATTGCCAGTTTGGGAAGAATTTGAAGGAATAAATTATGATAAAGAAAAAATAAATAAGGAATATCAAGAGCTTCAAGAAGACCGAAAATATAGAGAATCTATTCCTGATTGGTTAGATGGTTTGGGAGGAAAAGAATTGGGAAATGAAATTTGGACAAAAGAAATTGCTGCACTCAATAATCAAGCACCAGTAGTTTTGCGTGTCAATACGTTGAAGACAAATCTGAATAAACTCCAAAAACAGCTTTCAGAGCAAAATATTGAAACTAAAAAGATTGCTCAAAATAATACAGAATATCCAGAGGCACTTCAATTAGTAAAAAGAAAAAGTATCGTAAGAAATCAATTATACAAAGATGGTTTTTTCGAAATTCAAGATGCTTCTTCACAGCTGATTGCTCATTTTTTAGATGTAGAAGAAGAAAATAAAAAAGGCTTACAAATCATAGATACCTGTGCAGGAGCAGGAGGAAAATCGCTACATATTGCTTCTCTTCTGAAAAATAAAGGGCAAATAACAGCAATGGATATTTATGAAAATAAGTTGATAGAACTTAGAAAAAGAGCCAACCGTGCAGATGTTCACAATATAAAAACTTATGCTATAAAAAGAGAAGGCAAAACTGTTGATTACAATCAATTCAAACCTTTTTATAATTCTGCTGATAGAGTTTTGATTGATGCGCCTTGTAGTGGTTTGGGAGTTTTGAGTAGAAACCCTGATGCGAAGTGGAAACTTAGTCTTGATTTTTTGGAAGAAATAAAACAAACACAACAAAATATCTTACAAGAATACTCTAAAATGACTAAAAAAGGAGGAAAGTTAGTCTATGCAACCTGCTCTATTCTGCCTTCTGAAAATCAAAATCAAATTGAAATATTTTTGAAAAGCAAAGTAGGAAGTGGTTTTAAATTTATTGAAGACAAAAAAATACTTTCTTATCAGACAGGTTTTGATGGGTTTTATATGGCTTTGTTGGAGAGGGTATAG
- a CDS encoding NAD(P)H-dependent oxidoreductase, with amino-acid sequence MKNIFILNGSHPFAHSGGRFNETLFNTTISFFESLEGYEVKSTQVGEDYNPQEEVEKFKWADLIIYHTPIWWFQIPFGFKKYIDVVFTEGHQNGIYKNDGRSRLNPDINYGTGGLMHGKKYMLTTSWNAPKTAFTLKNEFFNQKSVDEGVMFGFHKMNAFTGMELLATHHFHDMEKNADVPLELKKYKTFLKHIIE; translated from the coding sequence ATGAAAAATATATTCATACTTAATGGAAGTCATCCATTTGCACATTCTGGTGGAAGATTTAATGAAACACTTTTCAATACTACGATTTCATTTTTTGAGTCATTAGAAGGTTATGAAGTGAAATCGACTCAAGTAGGAGAAGACTATAATCCACAAGAAGAAGTAGAAAAATTTAAGTGGGCAGATTTGATAATTTATCACACTCCAATTTGGTGGTTTCAAATTCCTTTTGGATTTAAAAAATATATCGATGTAGTTTTTACAGAAGGTCATCAAAACGGAATTTATAAAAACGATGGAAGAAGTAGGTTGAATCCCGATATCAATTACGGAACTGGTGGTTTAATGCACGGAAAAAAATATATGCTTACGACAAGTTGGAATGCACCTAAAACGGCATTCACTTTAAAAAATGAGTTTTTCAATCAAAAAAGCGTTGATGAGGGTGTAATGTTTGGGTTTCACAAAATGAATGCTTTTACAGGAATGGAATTGTTAGCAACTCATCATTTTCACGATATGGAAAAAAATGCAGATGTTCCACTAGAATTAAAAAAATACAAAACTTTTTTAAAACACATAATTGAATAA
- a CDS encoding transposase gives MENFIYLSILQSTKTIFMGRKYAIHSSDDVYFITFTVVNWIDIFTRDEYREIFIDSVVYCQKNKGLEVFAYCIMTNHVHLVIRAKEGFELSDIVRDLKSFTSRHIRKAIEQNEKESRREWMLWMFGRAGKKKS, from the coding sequence GTGGAAAACTTTATTTATCTTTCTATTTTACAATCTACAAAAACTATTTTTATGGGAAGAAAATATGCTATACATAGTTCTGATGATGTTTATTTTATAACTTTTACGGTCGTAAATTGGATTGACATTTTCACAAGAGATGAATATAGAGAGATTTTTATTGATAGTGTCGTTTATTGTCAGAAAAATAAAGGTTTAGAGGTTTTTGCCTACTGCATTATGACAAACCATGTTCATTTAGTTATCAGAGCAAAAGAAGGTTTTGAACTTTCGGATATTGTCAGAGATTTAAAAAGTTTTACTTCTCGTCATATTCGTAAAGCTATCGAACAAAATGAAAAAGAAAGTCGCAGAGAATGGATGTTGTGGATGTTTGGACGTGCAGGAAAGAAAAAATCATAG
- a CDS encoding glycosaminoglycan attachment site, which translates to MKTVIPINKKLFDIYILFTRDPFVQYFTKELEFYSNKEGGLLGLISLDLTDNDYYACILSRDKSKQYRSELVESSLKTIEEARAWIDENMDNNSISFHDNNHNFFDLFQDLSNEHKQHPNYKLLNSSIALSMAKECIEEISYHYKDIDGNFIDQFQTMNGFDSRVWELFLFCFFREQFFSFERNFNAPDYMIKKFNQEIAIEAVIVSRKTSMNNEPKEPKEIKKELENATPLLFGSALFDKMKKEYWKKEHVKGKPFLIAIADFHDTMSMTWSFNALSDYLYGYTYDYSFDANGELIINPIEIGNYTKPNGQEIPSGFFFQPNSDNVSAIIFSSHGTLSKFNRMGRQAGLGSNIPTLIRIGEFYDHTPNAVKPNFIKYTVDENSNETWSEGVIVFHNPNAKIPLDPKYFDDKVAQFFFRDNFLYSKIPKCFPYCSTTINLR; encoded by the coding sequence ATGAAAACTGTGATACCAATTAATAAAAAGTTATTCGATATATACATTCTTTTTACAAGAGATCCTTTCGTTCAATACTTTACCAAAGAGTTAGAGTTTTACTCAAATAAAGAAGGAGGTTTATTGGGTTTAATAAGTCTTGACCTTACTGACAATGACTATTATGCTTGTATATTATCTAGGGATAAATCTAAGCAATATCGTTCAGAACTTGTTGAGTCCAGTTTAAAAACAATAGAAGAGGCTAGAGCATGGATTGATGAAAATATGGATAATAATTCAATTTCTTTTCATGACAATAATCATAATTTTTTCGATCTTTTTCAAGACTTGAGTAATGAACACAAACAACATCCAAATTATAAACTATTAAATTCAAGCATAGCCCTTTCTATGGCTAAAGAATGTATAGAAGAAATTTCTTATCATTATAAAGATATAGATGGGAATTTTATAGATCAGTTTCAGACGATGAATGGATTTGATTCTAGAGTTTGGGAACTTTTTCTATTCTGCTTTTTTAGAGAACAATTCTTTTCATTTGAAAGAAATTTTAATGCTCCAGATTATATGATTAAAAAATTTAATCAAGAAATTGCTATAGAAGCTGTTATCGTTAGTAGAAAAACTAGTATGAATAACGAACCGAAAGAGCCAAAAGAAATTAAAAAAGAGTTAGAAAATGCAACTCCTTTACTTTTTGGAAGTGCTTTATTTGATAAAATGAAAAAAGAATACTGGAAAAAAGAACATGTCAAAGGAAAACCATTTCTAATTGCCATTGCAGATTTTCATGATACAATGTCTATGACTTGGTCTTTTAATGCTTTATCTGACTACTTATATGGTTACACATATGATTATTCATTTGATGCAAATGGAGAACTAATTATTAATCCTATTGAGATTGGAAATTATACAAAACCGAATGGGCAGGAAATTCCAAGTGGTTTTTTCTTTCAGCCAAATTCTGATAATGTAAGTGCAATAATTTTTTCTTCACATGGTACTCTGTCAAAGTTCAATAGAATGGGAAGACAAGCAGGACTTGGGAGTAATATTCCTACTTTAATAAGAATTGGAGAGTTTTATGATCACACGCCAAATGCTGTTAAACCAAATTTCATTAAATATACTGTAGACGAAAACAGTAATGAAACTTGGTCTGAGGGAGTCATTGTGTTTCACAATCCAAATGCTAAAATACCATTAGATCCCAAATACTTTGATGATAAAGTAGCCCAATTTTTTTTTAGAGATAATTTTCTGTATTCGAAGATTCCTAAATGTTTTCCTTACTGTTCGACTACAATTAACCTCCGTTAA
- a CDS encoding GTP-binding protein — MDLLRFATAGSVDDGKSTLIGRLLYDTKSIFEDQLTAIEAASKRRGEEYVNLALLTDGLRAEREQGITIDVAYRYFATPTRKFILADCPGHIQYTRNMVTGASTAQLLVILIDARQGIVEQTRRHTFIAELLGIKNLVVCINKMDLVAYDEQVYDRIKTEFLDFVRKTRISEVNFIPISALKGDNVVEKSENMSWYKGTSFLYHLENAYIGNTWDFINSRFAVQHVIRPQSKEQELHDYRGYAGEVLGGVFKKGDKITVLPSGFSTTIKKLDSFDGEQERTFPPQNITMLLEDDIDISRGDMLVKADNKPNIGQDLEVMICWLGEQKLQPNGKYLLRHTTQEVKAIVKEIVYKVNINTLHRTENDLNIELNDIGRIRIRTAKPIFYDSYSKNKRTGSLILIDLQTNATVAAGMII; from the coding sequence ATGGATTTATTGCGTTTTGCCACAGCAGGAAGCGTCGATGACGGAAAAAGCACACTCATAGGACGACTTTTATACGATACAAAAAGTATTTTTGAAGATCAACTGACAGCCATCGAAGCAGCTAGTAAGAGAAGAGGAGAAGAATACGTAAACCTTGCACTACTTACCGATGGGTTACGTGCCGAACGTGAACAAGGAATTACGATTGATGTTGCTTACAGGTATTTTGCTACACCAACTAGAAAATTTATTTTGGCAGACTGCCCTGGTCATATTCAATATACTCGCAATATGGTAACAGGTGCTTCGACGGCACAGCTTTTAGTTATTTTAATTGATGCAAGACAAGGAATCGTAGAGCAAACTCGTCGTCATACATTTATAGCAGAACTTTTAGGAATCAAAAATTTGGTAGTTTGTATTAATAAAATGGATTTGGTAGCGTATGATGAACAAGTTTATGATAGAATAAAAACAGAGTTTTTGGATTTTGTAAGAAAGACACGCATTTCAGAAGTTAATTTTATTCCAATTAGCGCACTCAAAGGCGATAATGTAGTAGAGAAGTCGGAGAATATGAGTTGGTATAAAGGAACAAGCTTTTTGTATCACTTAGAAAATGCCTATATCGGAAATACGTGGGATTTTATAAACTCTCGTTTTGCTGTTCAGCACGTTATTCGTCCACAATCTAAAGAACAAGAATTACACGATTATAGAGGTTATGCAGGAGAGGTTTTGGGAGGCGTTTTTAAGAAGGGCGATAAAATAACTGTTTTGCCTTCTGGATTTTCTACGACTATTAAAAAACTAGATTCCTTTGATGGAGAACAAGAAAGAACATTTCCTCCTCAAAATATTACCATGCTTTTGGAAGATGATATTGATATTAGCAGGGGCGACATGCTCGTAAAAGCAGATAACAAACCAAATATAGGACAGGATTTGGAAGTAATGATTTGTTGGCTCGGTGAGCAGAAACTACAACCCAATGGGAAGTATTTATTGCGTCATACTACGCAAGAAGTGAAAGCAATTGTAAAGGAGATCGTTTATAAAGTAAACATAAACACGCTTCATAGAACTGAGAATGACTTGAATATTGAACTTAACGATATTGGAAGAATAAGAATTAGAACGGCAAAGCCTATTTTTTATGATAGTTATTCCAAAAATAAAAGAACAGGAAGTTTGATTTTGATAGACTTACAAACCAATGCTACGGTCGCTGCTGGAATGATAATTTAA
- a CDS encoding LysR family transcriptional regulator, with product MVNLEWYRTFKEIYENGTLTKASVALYSSQPGVSVHLNALEAYVGKKLFERTSRKMIPTEEGKALYNFVLSSIKQLEKAEQHFKKTSKDTIPSISIGMCTETFQTILEPEVSNLNFNLVARFGTNQDLIKDLNNGILDLIITPKVDNSTNSLVKYEDFTKENIVLIAGNQSDLEEINKLIKNKDFSLLEKTLKNKTWYSASNEMEHFNRFWYENFNKRPDFKPNYILPNIGSIIRCVEDNKGFAIVPDFLVNKSIELNKINLVWKGKKDVSNTLYFATRSDLLFKKEIDIIKEVFQRKMNIKTLHTTYL from the coding sequence ATGGTCAATTTAGAATGGTATCGAACGTTTAAAGAAATTTACGAAAACGGAACATTAACAAAGGCTTCGGTAGCTTTATATTCATCACAACCAGGTGTAAGCGTACATTTGAATGCTTTAGAAGCCTATGTTGGTAAAAAATTATTTGAGCGAACCTCTAGGAAAATGATTCCTACCGAAGAAGGAAAAGCACTATACAATTTTGTTTTAAGCAGCATTAAACAACTTGAAAAAGCGGAGCAGCATTTTAAAAAAACATCAAAAGATACGATTCCTTCAATAAGTATTGGAATGTGTACTGAAACATTTCAAACTATTTTAGAACCAGAAGTTTCTAATCTTAATTTTAATCTTGTAGCTAGATTTGGAACTAATCAAGATTTAATAAAAGATTTAAATAATGGTATTCTTGACCTTATCATTACACCAAAAGTTGATAATAGCACAAATTCTCTTGTTAAATATGAAGATTTCACAAAAGAAAATATTGTTTTAATTGCAGGTAATCAAAGTGATTTGGAAGAAATAAATAAACTGATAAAAAACAAAGATTTTTCATTGTTAGAAAAAACACTAAAAAATAAAACTTGGTACAGTGCCTCTAACGAAATGGAGCATTTTAATAGGTTTTGGTATGAAAATTTCAATAAAAGACCCGATTTTAAACCTAATTACATACTTCCTAATATTGGTTCAATTATAAGATGTGTTGAAGACAATAAAGGATTTGCTATTGTTCCAGATTTTTTGGTCAATAAATCAATCGAATTAAATAAAATAAATTTGGTTTGGAAAGGTAAAAAAGATGTTTCTAATACCTTATATTTCGCAACTAGAAGCGACCTTCTATTTAAGAAAGAAATTGACATTATAAAGGAGGTTTTTCAAAGAAAGATGAATATAAAAACGTTGCACACCACATATTTGTAG